In the genome of Neodiprion pinetum isolate iyNeoPine1 chromosome 2, iyNeoPine1.2, whole genome shotgun sequence, one region contains:
- the LOC124212119 gene encoding protein glass — protein MLVDAMPRSFVKRNNSYSHCPLKKRPVHVMLAEDASFSSESIKEEIVEEVIVDDIPEPENLSTKPEDLSRTAEKLNQIKNTSNSVSAWHETAIPRSPEIASTALSRRSASPKPITRSPSPAAQPPTQPASIQSHHLHEHHHNGNNASTHHHHHQHHHHHHQQQQQHQHQHQQHQLQQQEQQQQQPQHIYPVKTLTPPAGIAPLHPVAKKARVEVIQHDNSPSVPTSSAPVHFMASGVAAPLDPLNLNTPVEPLARYAATPAWARGAPLFPPHYLPYPAYRYPGADLYPAYPVAGGYSHSSPDHPSASPPPHTVLTCPTIPRPVASRSYAPWASPDHCGLSPTSSLGSGSLRSPPPVTPEDLSSPGSDSGRSSAGSTSAGPIGGGQKHEKGPSSSPRHNCLNCGKSYSTYSGLSKHQQFHCAAAEGQTKKSFNCKFCEKIYVSLGALKMHIRTHTLPCKCHLCGKAFSRPWLLQGHIRTHTGEKPFRCQHCGRAFADRSNLRAHLQTHSDIKKYSCSSCGRTFSRMSLLTKHQEGGCSGVTVNSA, from the exons ATGCTCGTCGACGCAATGCCTCGCAGTTTTGTCAAACGAAACAACAGCTACAGTCACTGTCCTCTGAAAAAACGGCCCGTCCACGTTATGCTGGCCGAAGATGCCTCCTTCTCTTCGGAATCCATCAAAG AAGAGATCGTCGAGGAGGTGATAGTGGACGACATCCCGGAGCCAGAAAACCTCAGCACGAAACCGGAGGACTTGAGTAGAACGGCAGAGAAGCTAAACCAGATAAAAAACACCTCGAATTCCGTGAGTGCTTGGCATGAAACGGCGATCCCGAGATCCCCGGAAATCGCGAGCACGGCTTTATCCCGGCGCTCGGCGTCGCCGAAGCCGATAACGAGGTCGCCATCCCCCGCGGCGCAGCCCCCGACGCAGCCGGCCTCGATCCAGAGTCACCATCTCCACGAGCACCATCATAACGGTAACAACGCCAGcacccaccaccaccaccaccaacaccatcatcatcatcatcagcaacagcaacagcaccAGCACCAGCATCAACAACATCAACTGCAGCAGCaggagcagcagcagcagcagccgcaGCACATCTATCCGGTGAAGACGCTCACCCCGCCGGCCGGAATCGCGCCGCTCCATCCCGTGGCGAAAAAGGCGCGAGTCGAGGTGATACAGCACGATAATTCGCCCTCGGTGCCGACGTCCTCAGCCCCCGTCCACTTCATGGCGAgcggcgtcgcggcgcccTTAGACCCCCTGAACCTCAACACCCCCGTCGAGCCGCTGGCGCGATACGCGGCGACGCCTGCTTGGGCGAGAGGGGCGCCTCTTTTCCCGCCTCACTACCTACCGTATCCGGCGTATCGTTACCCGGGCGCGGATCTCTACCCGGCGTATCCGGTGGCCGGTGGTTACTCTCACTCGTCGCCTGATCATCCCTCGGCGTCGCCGCCACCCCACACGGTTCTCACCTGCCCTACGATCCCGAGGCCGGTGGCGAGTCGAAGCTACGCACCCTGGGCGAGTCCCGACCACTGCGGCCTCTCGCCGACGAGCTCGCTGGGCTCCGGATCCCTCAGATCGCCGCCCCCCGTGACGCCGGAGGACCTCTCCTCACCCGGAAGCGACAGCGGACGATCGTCCGCCGGAAGTACGTCGGCGGGGCCGATCGGGGGCGGTCAGAAGCACGAGAAGGGACCGTCGAGCTCGCCTCGCCACAACTGCTTAAACTGCGGCAAGTCCTACTCGACGTATTCGGGACTGTCGAAGCACCAGCAGTTCCACTGCGCGGCGGCCGAGGGTCAGACCAAGAAGTCCTTCAACTGCAAGTTCTGCGAGAAGATCTACGTCAGCCTCGGCGCCCTCAAGATGCACATACGGACCCACACTCTGCCCTGCAAGTGTCATCTGTGCGGCAAGGCCTTCTCCAGGCCGTGGCTACTCCAGGGTCACATCAGGACTCACACGGGCGAGAAACCCTTCCGGTGCCAGCACTGCGGACGCGCTTTCGCCGACCGAAGCAACCTCAGGGCCCACCTGCAGACTCACAGCGACATCAAGAAGTACTCGTGCTCCTCCTGCGGCAGGACGTTCAGCAGGATGTCCCTCCTCACCAAGCATCAGGAGGGAGGATGCTCCGGCGTCACCGTGAACAGCGCCTAG